The following proteins are co-located in the Alcaligenes faecalis genome:
- a CDS encoding 3-hydroxyacyl-CoA dehydrogenase NAD-binding domain-containing protein, producing the protein MMPVATLDLQNFTLYTDDQHIAWLKIDCVGSSVNRLSAAVLQELNQALDYLGSHPPKALIIYSGKATGFIAGADIDEFSEHGNNPEKGLALVTRGWTVFNKLAKQSYPTLALVQGHCLGGGLELALACRYCLAVEQKDTRLALPEVMLGIFPGWGGMLRLPEYIGPAAAMDLMLSGKSVDARKAARLGMVDACVPVRLAKQAAVKQVLSGKKPRRAKGLPRLMNTKLLRPLVAGQVRKQLEKRDPYQHYQAPRAILEIWEKHNGNALKAPELIEQITRSNTAANLLRVFHLQERLKSVGKHSSTQEISHIHVVGAGVMGGDIAAVCALKGMRVTLQDQDRKRIAQAQGRAAKLFQRRLKDRRLVQAALDRLIPDPDGHGIPSADLVLEAIFENADAKRSLYTTIEPMLKPGAVLATNTSSLPLSELSLNLINPQRLVGIHFFNPVSRMPLVEVVESELLDPDVRSVAYAFVNQIGKLPLPVKDSPGFLVNAVLAPYMLEAMRCVDEGLDPATVDKAMLQFGMPMGPLELADTVGLDIARDAGAQLSQQAAMPACLKTHLERQELGRKTGQGFYTWKDCKAQKSPAGTVPSGLADRLIKPLIEQTEQQVRIGVVQDDDLADAGVIFGTGFAPFRGGPLHYKATQKQRN; encoded by the coding sequence ATGATGCCCGTCGCTACCTTGGATCTGCAAAACTTCACGCTGTACACGGACGATCAGCATATTGCCTGGCTGAAAATCGATTGTGTGGGCAGTTCAGTCAACCGACTCTCGGCAGCGGTTCTACAGGAACTGAATCAGGCGCTGGACTACCTGGGCAGCCATCCTCCTAAAGCACTGATCATTTACTCCGGCAAAGCAACCGGTTTTATTGCCGGTGCCGATATCGATGAGTTCTCCGAACACGGTAACAACCCAGAGAAAGGGCTGGCACTAGTCACACGGGGCTGGACCGTATTCAACAAGCTAGCGAAACAAAGCTACCCCACACTGGCCTTGGTACAAGGCCACTGCTTGGGCGGTGGTCTGGAACTGGCCCTGGCCTGCCGCTACTGCTTGGCGGTGGAGCAGAAAGACACACGACTGGCTCTGCCCGAAGTGATGCTGGGTATTTTCCCCGGCTGGGGCGGCATGTTGCGCCTGCCTGAATATATAGGCCCTGCCGCTGCCATGGACTTGATGCTCAGTGGCAAAAGCGTGGATGCCCGCAAGGCCGCCCGTCTAGGCATGGTCGATGCTTGCGTCCCTGTCCGTCTGGCCAAGCAAGCCGCCGTCAAGCAAGTACTCAGTGGCAAGAAGCCACGTCGTGCCAAAGGTCTGCCACGCTTGATGAATACCAAGCTGCTGCGCCCCCTGGTGGCTGGCCAAGTACGCAAGCAGTTGGAAAAGCGCGATCCGTATCAACACTATCAGGCCCCTCGCGCCATTTTGGAGATCTGGGAAAAACACAACGGCAACGCCTTGAAAGCTCCCGAGCTGATCGAGCAAATCACCCGCTCCAACACCGCGGCCAATCTGCTGCGTGTATTCCATCTGCAAGAGCGTCTGAAAAGCGTGGGCAAACACTCATCGACGCAAGAAATCAGCCATATCCATGTGGTTGGCGCCGGTGTCATGGGAGGCGATATTGCTGCCGTATGTGCATTGAAAGGCATGCGTGTGACCCTGCAGGATCAGGACCGCAAACGTATCGCCCAAGCTCAAGGTCGTGCCGCCAAGCTGTTTCAGCGTCGCCTGAAAGACCGCAGGCTGGTACAAGCCGCACTGGATCGATTGATCCCGGACCCGGACGGCCACGGCATCCCTTCGGCAGATCTGGTCCTGGAAGCGATCTTCGAGAACGCCGATGCCAAACGCAGCCTGTACACCACCATTGAGCCTATGCTAAAGCCCGGTGCCGTGCTGGCGACCAATACCTCCAGCCTGCCACTGTCCGAACTCAGCCTGAACCTGATCAATCCGCAACGGTTGGTCGGCATTCACTTCTTTAACCCGGTCTCTCGTATGCCATTGGTTGAAGTGGTGGAAAGCGAACTCCTGGACCCGGACGTACGCAGCGTCGCCTATGCCTTTGTCAACCAGATTGGCAAGCTGCCCCTGCCCGTTAAAGACAGCCCCGGCTTTCTGGTCAATGCCGTCCTGGCTCCCTATATGTTGGAAGCCATGCGCTGCGTGGATGAAGGACTGGACCCGGCCACCGTAGACAAAGCCATGCTGCAATTCGGCATGCCCATGGGCCCGCTTGAATTGGCCGATACCGTGGGCCTGGATATTGCCCGTGATGCAGGCGCGCAACTTAGCCAGCAGGCGGCTATGCCAGCCTGCCTGAAAACTCATCTGGAGCGTCAGGAACTGGGCCGTAAAACTGGCCAGGGTTTCTACACCTGGAAAGATTGCAAAGCCCAAAAATCTCCTGCGGGAACAGTCCCAAGCGGTCTGGCTGATCGCTTGATCAAACCACTGATCGAGCAGACCGAACAGCAGGTTCGCATCGGGGTTGTGCAGGACGACGATCTGGCCGATGCAGGTGTCATTTTCGGCACCGGCTTTGCCCCATTCAGAGGGGGTCCTCTGCACTACAAAGCAACACAAAAACAACGCAATTAG
- a CDS encoding outer membrane protein transport protein produces MKKTVVALRTIPALLIPLGMSMGMGQAQAAGFNLLEQNASGLGNAYAGSAAIGDNASTIYFNPAGMTLLPETNFSAGLNVIKPTFKFSDKGSTDPLALTGGASRPATGGSGGDAGKVAAVPNIYLSHQLSPKWWVGLGIGVPFGLTTEYDEGWVGRYHSEKFAIETINVNPSVAYKVNDQLSFGVGVNWLHIDADYRLATPVGYHPALGPLDMNTRVKMKGDAWGWNAGLLYQITPSTRLGVSYRSQIKVTADGDTKLRNRNIPAGIPAPNINWDAEATIKLPDTAIVSLVHDLNSRWQLLADVSWTGWSSIPRLTIENSGPGAKDSGLELKFKDAWRVALGANYHYNEQWTFKGGVAWDQSPVRDKNYRPTALPDSDRYWVSLGAQYRPSKNATWDIGYTHLFLKNTDMNNNTDVGARGLTRGTYKNSGDILGVQFSYRF; encoded by the coding sequence ATGAAAAAGACGGTTGTAGCTTTGCGTACCATCCCCGCCTTGCTGATTCCTCTGGGAATGAGTATGGGAATGGGTCAAGCCCAAGCGGCTGGTTTTAACTTGCTGGAGCAAAATGCGAGCGGCCTGGGTAATGCCTACGCAGGCTCGGCCGCCATTGGTGACAATGCCAGCACGATCTACTTCAACCCGGCTGGCATGACCTTGCTACCCGAGACGAACTTCTCGGCGGGTTTGAACGTGATTAAACCTACGTTCAAGTTCTCCGATAAAGGCAGTACCGACCCCTTGGCCCTGACAGGTGGTGCCAGCCGCCCCGCCACCGGTGGCTCGGGTGGTGATGCCGGTAAAGTCGCTGCTGTTCCCAATATTTATCTGTCCCACCAGCTCTCGCCCAAGTGGTGGGTAGGTCTAGGCATTGGTGTCCCGTTTGGCCTGACAACTGAATACGACGAAGGCTGGGTTGGCCGTTACCACTCCGAAAAGTTCGCCATTGAAACCATCAACGTCAACCCGTCGGTGGCTTACAAAGTCAACGATCAACTGTCCTTCGGTGTGGGGGTGAACTGGCTGCACATTGATGCGGACTACCGTCTGGCAACACCCGTTGGTTACCATCCCGCGCTGGGGCCACTGGACATGAACACCCGCGTCAAGATGAAAGGCGATGCTTGGGGCTGGAACGCTGGCTTGCTGTATCAAATTACCCCCAGCACACGTTTGGGTGTGTCCTATCGCTCGCAAATCAAAGTTACCGCTGACGGCGACACCAAACTGCGCAACCGCAACATCCCCGCCGGCATTCCTGCCCCCAACATCAACTGGGATGCAGAAGCCACCATCAAGCTGCCTGACACCGCCATTGTCAGCTTGGTGCACGACCTGAACTCGCGCTGGCAATTGCTGGCCGATGTGTCCTGGACAGGCTGGAGCAGCATTCCACGCCTGACCATTGAAAACAGCGGCCCCGGTGCCAAGGATTCCGGTCTGGAGCTGAAATTCAAAGACGCATGGCGCGTGGCTCTGGGTGCCAACTACCACTACAACGAGCAGTGGACCTTCAAGGGTGGTGTAGCGTGGGATCAATCGCCCGTACGCGACAAGAACTACCGCCCCACCGCCCTGCCTGATAGCGACCGTTACTGGGTGTCCCTGGGTGCCCAGTACCGTCCCAGCAAAAACGCGACTTGGGATATTGGCTACACCCACTTGTTCCTGAAAAACACCGACATGAACAACAACACCGATGTCGGCGCGCGTGGTTTGACACGTGGGACGTACAAAAACAGTGGGGACATCCTGGGCGTGCAGTTCAGCTATCGCTTCTAA
- a CDS encoding DUF4442 domain-containing protein, with protein sequence MARSRRMELLARLPPAWRARFLQLGFNWHPAFRATGGRVHKVSANLQHIVVRLPLRRRTRNINGSLFGGSLFAITDGVHAAMLLAGLQRHVVVWDKNAEIQYRRPGYQTLYANFQINPDELDAIRGQLDQYHEAEATFTVQIQDPEGQVYTTVERTIYIADAHFYQQKSQSR encoded by the coding sequence ATGGCCCGCAGTCGCCGCATGGAGCTGCTCGCACGCCTTCCCCCCGCATGGCGTGCGCGCTTTTTGCAGCTGGGCTTTAACTGGCACCCCGCCTTCCGGGCAACCGGCGGGCGGGTCCACAAAGTTTCAGCGAACTTGCAACACATCGTCGTACGCCTGCCATTGCGTCGACGTACTCGCAACATCAATGGCTCTTTATTTGGTGGATCCCTGTTTGCCATCACCGACGGCGTACACGCCGCCATGCTTCTGGCTGGCTTGCAGCGCCATGTTGTTGTCTGGGACAAGAATGCAGAGATTCAGTATCGCCGTCCAGGCTACCAGACGCTGTATGCCAACTTTCAAATCAATCCAGATGAACTGGACGCCATACGAGGACAGCTAGACCAATACCACGAGGCTGAAGCCACATTTACCGTGCAGATCCAGGACCCTGAAGGCCAGGTCTACACCACGGTAGAACGCACCATCTATATCGCCGACGCCCACTTCTACCAGCAGAAATCACAATCACGCTAA